In Hydrogenovibrio marinus, a single genomic region encodes these proteins:
- the htpG gene encoding molecular chaperone HtpG: MSHTETHAFQTEVNQLLKLMIHALYSNKEIFLRELVSNASDALDKLRFESVSNDALTEGESELSILVDFDKDARTVTISDNGIGMTRDEVIANIGTIANSGTKKFLENLSGDQAKDSHLIGQFGVGFYASFIVADKVTLNTRRAGDDKANATRWESDGEGEYTLETIEKDTKGTEITLHLKEDMDEFLSDFRLKNIITTYSDHINFPIKMWKEELDDEGKPNGEKSLEQVNKATAIWTQPKSELTDEEYNNFYQTLSHDFETPLTTLHNKVEGTLEYTSLLYVPKRAPFDLYDRDRRYGLKLYVKRVFIMDDAENLLPAYLRFVRGVIDSNDLPLNVSREILQSNKVVDKIRSASVKRVLDSLEKMAKEEDQTDFNTFWDQFGNVMKEGVIEDYANKEKIAKLLRFTTTHESSTQEQRVSLQDYVDRMKEDQQAIYFITGDSYAAASGSPHLEMFRKKGIEVLLLTDRIDEWLVAHLTEFDGKQLKSITSADLKEFEAEDEAELTEEDKKAREAITEKVKTAIEDLVSDVRITHRLTDSPACVVSAEGDMSAHMARIMEQMGQAMPKQKPVLELNPTHPLVKKLEAIDAEDKVKEWSLFLLEQAQLAEGDQLERPADFIKRMNSLLAEVI, encoded by the coding sequence ATGAGTCATACCGAAACTCATGCCTTTCAAACAGAAGTCAATCAGCTGCTGAAGTTGATGATTCACGCCCTTTACAGTAATAAAGAAATCTTTTTGAGAGAGTTAGTCTCTAACGCTTCCGATGCTTTGGATAAGTTGAGATTCGAGTCAGTTTCTAATGATGCCTTGACCGAAGGTGAATCTGAGCTGTCCATTTTGGTTGATTTTGACAAAGATGCGCGCACTGTGACGATTTCCGATAACGGTATCGGCATGACGCGTGACGAGGTTATTGCCAACATCGGTACGATTGCCAACTCAGGGACGAAGAAGTTTTTGGAAAACCTGTCTGGTGATCAGGCAAAAGACAGCCATTTGATTGGTCAGTTCGGGGTTGGTTTCTATGCATCGTTTATTGTTGCAGATAAGGTTACCTTGAACACGCGTCGAGCGGGGGATGATAAAGCCAATGCAACCCGTTGGGAATCTGATGGTGAAGGCGAGTACACACTCGAAACCATTGAGAAAGACACTAAGGGAACCGAAATCACCCTGCATTTGAAAGAAGATATGGATGAGTTCCTGAGCGACTTCCGCCTGAAAAATATCATCACGACCTATTCTGACCATATCAACTTCCCAATCAAGATGTGGAAAGAAGAGCTTGATGATGAAGGTAAGCCAAACGGTGAAAAGTCACTGGAGCAGGTCAATAAGGCGACTGCGATTTGGACTCAGCCAAAGTCTGAGTTGACGGATGAAGAGTATAACAACTTCTATCAAACCCTTTCACATGATTTTGAAACCCCTTTGACGACACTTCACAACAAAGTGGAAGGAACGTTGGAATATACCTCTTTGTTGTATGTTCCAAAACGTGCGCCATTTGACTTGTATGACCGTGATCGCCGTTATGGATTGAAGCTCTATGTGAAGCGTGTGTTCATCATGGATGACGCTGAAAACCTATTGCCTGCTTATTTACGCTTTGTTCGTGGTGTGATTGATTCAAATGATTTGCCTTTGAACGTGTCACGTGAAATCCTACAAAGCAACAAGGTGGTCGATAAGATTCGTTCTGCATCTGTTAAACGTGTATTGGACAGCTTGGAAAAAATGGCGAAGGAGGAAGATCAAACCGATTTCAATACTTTCTGGGATCAGTTCGGTAACGTCATGAAAGAAGGCGTCATTGAAGATTATGCCAATAAAGAGAAGATTGCTAAGTTGCTAAGGTTCACCACAACACATGAGTCTTCAACACAAGAGCAGCGTGTCTCTTTGCAAGACTATGTCGACCGTATGAAAGAAGATCAGCAAGCGATCTACTTTATTACGGGTGATAGCTATGCAGCGGCGTCAGGTAGCCCTCACCTTGAAATGTTCCGTAAAAAGGGTATTGAGGTGTTGTTGCTGACCGATCGCATTGACGAGTGGTTAGTGGCCCATTTGACTGAGTTTGACGGCAAGCAATTGAAGTCTATCACCTCTGCGGACTTGAAAGAGTTTGAAGCGGAAGATGAAGCCGAATTGACCGAGGAAGACAAGAAAGCGCGTGAAGCGATTACTGAAAAGGTCAAAACGGCGATTGAAGACTTGGTTTCTGATGTGCGTATTACGCATCGTCTGACAGATTCTCCTGCTTGTGTTGTGAGTGCAGAAGGCGATATGTCTGCCCATATGGCGAGAATCATGGAGCAGATGGGGCAAGCGATGCCTAAGCAGAAACCTGTTCTTGAGCTGAATCCGACGCATCCTCTGGTGAAAAAGCTTGAGGCAATTGATGCGGAAGATAAGGTAAAAGAATGGTCGTTGTTCTTGCTTGAGCAAGCTCAGCTCGCTGAGGGCGATCAGTTGGAACGTCCGGCAGACTTCATCAAGCGTATGAATAGCTTGTTGGCAGAAGTCATTTAA
- the guaA gene encoding glutamine-hydrolyzing GMP synthase produces MAEHNIHSDRILILDFGSQYTQLIARRIREIGVYCEVEPWDVDDEAITSFNAKGIILSGGPETVIGDDAPKAPEVVFELGLPVLGICYGMQTMAEQLGGKVIHADEHEYGYAQVRARGHTKLLKDIEDHVTPEGYGMLDVWMSHGDRVDVMPEGFVLMASTGNCPIAGMANESKNFYGIQFHPEVTHTKQGARMLERFVVDLCGCEKLWTTTNIIEDSITRIREQVGDDEVLLGLSGGVDSSVVAALLHKAIGDQLTCVFVDHGLLRHQEGDQVMAMFAENMGIKVIRVDAEEYFMKQLEGEADPEAKRKIIGHAFIEMFDQESAKLTSVKWLAQGTIYPDVIESAGSKTGKAKVIKSHHNVGGLPEDMKLELLEPLRELFKDEVRKLGVALGLPHDMVYRHPFPGPGLGVRILGEVKKEYADILRLADHIFIEELRAADLYDKTSQAFTVFLPVKSVGVVGDARRYDYVVALRAVETIDFMTARWAHLPYDFLEKVSNRIINEIPRITRVTYDISSKPPATIEWE; encoded by the coding sequence ATGGCCGAACACAATATTCATTCAGACCGCATCTTAATCTTGGATTTTGGTTCTCAGTACACACAGTTAATCGCACGTAGAATTCGTGAAATCGGTGTCTACTGTGAAGTGGAACCATGGGATGTTGATGATGAAGCGATTACCAGCTTCAATGCCAAAGGGATTATTCTTTCTGGTGGCCCTGAAACCGTTATTGGTGACGATGCGCCAAAAGCACCAGAAGTTGTGTTTGAACTGGGACTTCCTGTATTGGGTATTTGTTATGGTATGCAGACCATGGCAGAGCAGTTGGGCGGTAAAGTGATTCATGCAGATGAACATGAATATGGCTATGCCCAAGTGCGTGCGCGTGGTCACACCAAACTGCTTAAAGATATTGAGGACCATGTCACGCCTGAAGGGTATGGCATGCTAGATGTTTGGATGTCTCATGGCGATAGAGTAGATGTCATGCCAGAAGGGTTTGTTCTGATGGCTTCTACAGGCAATTGCCCAATTGCTGGGATGGCGAATGAATCTAAAAATTTCTATGGCATTCAATTCCACCCTGAAGTGACGCATACCAAGCAAGGTGCGCGTATGCTTGAACGTTTTGTTGTTGATTTGTGTGGATGTGAAAAACTATGGACAACGACAAACATTATTGAAGACAGTATCACTCGTATCCGTGAGCAAGTTGGTGACGATGAAGTTTTATTAGGACTTTCAGGTGGCGTTGATTCTTCCGTGGTTGCTGCTCTATTACACAAAGCTATCGGCGACCAACTGACCTGTGTTTTTGTTGATCACGGCTTGCTTCGTCATCAGGAAGGTGATCAGGTGATGGCAATGTTCGCTGAAAACATGGGAATCAAGGTTATCCGTGTTGATGCTGAAGAATACTTTATGAAGCAGCTTGAAGGCGAAGCAGACCCTGAAGCGAAGCGTAAAATTATTGGTCATGCATTCATTGAAATGTTTGACCAGGAATCGGCGAAATTGACTTCAGTAAAATGGTTAGCTCAAGGCACGATTTATCCAGATGTTATCGAGTCGGCAGGTTCTAAAACAGGTAAGGCAAAAGTCATCAAATCTCATCACAATGTGGGTGGCTTACCTGAAGATATGAAGTTGGAGTTGCTTGAACCTTTAAGAGAACTTTTTAAAGATGAAGTTAGAAAGCTTGGTGTCGCGTTAGGATTGCCACATGATATGGTTTATCGTCATCCTTTCCCAGGTCCAGGCCTTGGTGTTCGTATTTTGGGTGAAGTGAAAAAAGAATATGCGGATATTTTACGCTTGGCGGATCATATCTTCATCGAAGAGCTTCGCGCAGCGGACTTGTATGACAAAACGTCACAAGCATTTACGGTTTTCTTACCCGTTAAATCCGTTGGGGTTGTTGGTGATGCAAGACGCTATGACTATGTTGTTGCATTGCGTGCAGTTGAAACCATTGACTTCATGACGGCTCGATGGGCGCATTTGCCTTACGATTTCCTGGAAAAGGTATCCAATCGTATCATTAATGAAATCCCTCGAATTACGCGGGTTACCTACGATATTTCAAGTAAGCCCCCAGCGACTATTGAGTGGGAGTAA
- the tadA gene encoding tRNA adenosine(34) deaminase TadA: MSASLEQDIFWMHRALELAKIAESQGEVPVGAVLVDDNGLIAEGWNQTIQSHDPTAHAEVVALRNAGQKIKNYRMPGLTLYVTLEPCPMCAGALIHGRISRLVIATEDPRTGAAGSLINLVQHPELNHDVEVEFGVLKDEASQLIKHFFKQKRMAAKAEKQIDKNE; the protein is encoded by the coding sequence TTGAGTGCCAGTTTAGAACAAGATATTTTTTGGATGCACCGCGCATTAGAGTTAGCCAAGATAGCAGAGTCTCAAGGAGAGGTTCCTGTTGGTGCAGTATTGGTTGATGACAACGGTTTGATAGCTGAAGGCTGGAATCAAACAATACAATCACATGATCCTACAGCACATGCAGAAGTGGTTGCGCTACGTAACGCCGGTCAAAAAATCAAAAACTATCGAATGCCTGGTCTGACCTTATATGTCACCTTGGAGCCTTGTCCAATGTGTGCAGGGGCATTGATTCATGGCAGAATCTCTCGTTTGGTGATTGCTACTGAGGATCCAAGAACTGGCGCAGCGGGCAGTTTGATAAACCTTGTTCAGCATCCAGAACTCAATCATGATGTGGAAGTTGAATTTGGTGTTTTAAAGGATGAAGCCAGTCAATTGATAAAGCATTTTTTCAAGCAAAAAAGAATGGCTGCTAAAGCGGAAAAACAAATCGATAAAAACGAATAG
- the serB gene encoding phosphoserine phosphatase SerB has product MLIIHTNHLSQTQTQEIESILGSTPYAVASHYQVNIDSPNMSSVQELSDNLKIDINLLPKGFTPSTAKLVISDMDSTLIGIECVDEIADMMNLKPQVSAITEAAMRGELNFESSLTQRVALLNGLSETALQKVYDERLFLNPGAEEWLNGLKNRKIPFALVSGGFTYFTDRLKEQLDIQFTRSNHLEIVEGQLTGKIVGGIIGAEAKAYFLQELCDVLSINLDQAIAIGDGANDLLMMNEAGLSIAYHAKPAVQEKANTSLNYSGLDKVLDFINAEI; this is encoded by the coding sequence ATGCTAATTATTCACACAAATCATCTTAGTCAAACGCAGACTCAAGAAATCGAATCTATATTAGGTTCCACACCTTACGCTGTGGCAAGCCATTATCAAGTTAATATTGACTCGCCAAATATGTCCTCTGTTCAAGAATTAAGTGACAACCTGAAAATAGACATTAACCTTTTACCTAAAGGGTTCACTCCGTCAACAGCAAAGCTGGTCATTAGCGACATGGATTCGACTTTAATCGGTATTGAGTGTGTTGATGAAATTGCCGATATGATGAACTTAAAACCTCAAGTCTCCGCCATCACAGAAGCGGCGATGCGTGGTGAGCTGAACTTTGAAAGTTCACTTACACAACGAGTAGCGCTGTTAAATGGGCTATCGGAAACTGCTTTGCAGAAAGTTTATGACGAACGTCTATTCCTTAATCCAGGTGCAGAAGAATGGCTTAATGGGCTAAAAAACCGAAAAATACCTTTCGCTCTAGTATCAGGCGGGTTCACCTATTTCACAGACAGGCTAAAAGAACAGCTAGACATTCAATTCACACGCTCCAACCATCTGGAAATCGTTGAAGGTCAACTCACTGGAAAAATAGTTGGCGGCATTATCGGTGCTGAAGCGAAAGCTTATTTTCTTCAAGAATTGTGTGATGTACTAAGCATCAATTTAGACCAAGCGATTGCTATCGGCGACGGTGCAAATGACTTGCTAATGATGAATGAAGCGGGTCTAAGCATCGCATATCATGCAAAACCTGCCGTTCAGGAAAAGGCAAACACAAGCCTTAACTACAGTG
- the cheD gene encoding chemoreceptor glutamine deamidase CheD produces the protein MQKSVDPAEGITTYKILPGEFYVTKENERIETVLGSCISACVRDPVTGVGGMNHFMLPMDKNAAGASELSDANRYGNYAMENLVNALLNLGARRERLEFKLFGGGRIMSSKTNIGWYNIGFAFDYIYTEGFKIVSQDIGDVYPRKILYYPTTGRVRVRRLNAMHNQTLAAEESRYINNIGSKPVEGDVELF, from the coding sequence ATGCAAAAAAGCGTTGATCCAGCTGAAGGGATAACCACTTATAAAATTCTTCCGGGAGAGTTCTATGTCACCAAGGAGAATGAACGCATCGAGACAGTATTAGGTTCTTGTATTTCTGCGTGTGTTAGGGATCCGGTTACTGGTGTCGGTGGGATGAATCACTTCATGCTACCCATGGACAAAAATGCTGCAGGCGCTTCAGAGTTATCGGACGCTAACCGTTATGGCAACTACGCGATGGAAAATCTTGTTAATGCTTTGCTAAATCTAGGAGCAAGGCGTGAAAGATTAGAGTTTAAGCTGTTTGGTGGTGGGCGAATTATGAGCTCAAAAACCAACATTGGTTGGTACAACATTGGCTTTGCTTTTGACTATATCTATACGGAAGGGTTCAAAATTGTTTCTCAAGATATCGGAGATGTCTACCCGAGAAAAATTTTGTACTATCCAACGACTGGAAGGGTTAGGGTAAGAAGGTTGAATGCTATGCACAATCAAACTCTGGCTGCAGAAGAAAGTCGTTATATTAATAATATTGGATCGAAACCTGTTGAGGGTGATGTCGAACTGTTCTGA
- a CDS encoding RDD family protein has protein sequence MAAIPFVVWQGENLQNSSSSMLGFQVYLLAITYVYLTYFWTQSGQTPGLRTWKLRLITQNNTLLTRTEANLRFLTGILLWPIGWIGLFLPSNHQTLQDRIAKTQILPVSEKNL, from the coding sequence GTGGCAGCGATACCATTCGTTGTATGGCAAGGAGAAAACCTGCAAAATTCATCTTCTTCCATGCTCGGCTTTCAGGTTTATCTACTCGCCATTACCTATGTGTACCTAACGTACTTTTGGACACAGTCAGGCCAGACTCCGGGACTCAGAACCTGGAAGCTAAGACTCATAACGCAAAACAATACCCTACTAACTAGAACTGAAGCCAACCTACGCTTCCTCACAGGTATTTTGTTATGGCCTATTGGCTGGATTGGGCTTTTCCTACCGAGCAACCATCAAACACTTCAGGATAGAATCGCTAAAACGCAAATCCTCCCAGTTTCAGAAAAAAATTTATAA
- a CDS encoding chemotaxis protein CheA, which translates to MDMMETFRQTYLEESFEGLDVMEAGLLELPPGEPDNEKINEIFRAAHSIKGGSGTFGFTEIIDFTHVLETLLDEMRDGRRQVTQEANDVMLQAVDVLRDMMTRLQNHETIDEERAAEVQAELERILGTSSDGSSAEPTQAAASEPVTVQEAGQGTWKLELIPETELLQTGNEPIRIFRELETLGSLNAIVDDSSLPDINDLDPEKLYLKWTLELSGDNIQEDDIREVFEWIDGDGAEIKYHKPASTAAVSEPDVSAVAEVAVTQEPALSAAPVPKAETTPAAAPTAKKATAAKAVAPKQDSSIRVDLSKIDQMVNLVGELVITQSMLSQFGEQAEQGGDNTEWIDKLKEGLTHLERHTRDLQESVMNIRMLPVSFAFNRMPRIVHDVSQKLGKSIELVMEGEGTELDKTMLEALTDPLVHIVRNSIDHGIEAPDVREAAGKPRTGTVKMAAFHQGGNILIQITDDGAGINADKVYQKAVEKGVIEEGQHLSEQEIVDLIFHPGFSTADVVSDISGRGVGMDVVRRNIRGLGGSVEVKTELGKGSIFTIRLPLTLAILDGQLAKVGSETYVFPLVSIVESIQVDKSLVKGIAGQTELYKLRDNYIPVIRLHEKLGVEDARTDLESGLLVVVEDNGERAGIFVDDLLGQQQVVIKSLESNYMKVNSIAGATILGDGTVSLILDISETLSGHKGGSLQHSAA; encoded by the coding sequence ATGGATATGATGGAGACGTTTCGTCAAACTTATCTAGAAGAGAGTTTTGAAGGTCTGGATGTAATGGAAGCAGGGTTGCTGGAACTACCTCCTGGCGAACCTGATAACGAGAAAATCAATGAAATCTTCCGTGCGGCGCACTCAATCAAGGGTGGTAGTGGTACTTTCGGCTTTACCGAAATCATCGATTTCACGCACGTCTTGGAAACGCTTCTTGACGAAATGCGTGATGGACGTCGCCAAGTCACTCAAGAAGCAAACGATGTCATGCTTCAAGCGGTCGATGTTCTACGAGACATGATGACGCGTTTGCAAAACCATGAAACCATCGATGAAGAGCGTGCCGCTGAAGTTCAGGCTGAGCTTGAACGTATTTTGGGTACCAGTTCAGACGGGTCTTCTGCTGAGCCAACTCAAGCAGCAGCCAGTGAACCTGTTACCGTGCAAGAAGCAGGACAAGGTACTTGGAAACTTGAACTTATTCCAGAAACAGAATTGCTACAAACAGGTAATGAACCTATTCGTATTTTTAGAGAACTTGAAACCTTGGGTTCTCTTAACGCCATCGTAGATGATTCTTCGTTACCTGACATCAACGACCTAGATCCCGAAAAACTTTATTTGAAATGGACGCTTGAGTTGTCAGGCGACAATATTCAAGAAGATGACATTAGAGAAGTTTTTGAGTGGATTGATGGTGATGGCGCTGAAATCAAATATCACAAGCCTGCTTCTACTGCGGCAGTTTCAGAGCCGGATGTTTCAGCTGTGGCCGAAGTTGCTGTAACACAAGAGCCAGCTCTTTCTGCTGCGCCAGTACCAAAAGCAGAAACAACTCCTGCGGCAGCGCCGACCGCCAAGAAAGCTACTGCTGCCAAGGCAGTGGCTCCGAAGCAAGACAGCTCTATTCGTGTTGACTTGAGTAAGATTGACCAAATGGTGAACCTTGTTGGTGAGTTGGTTATTACGCAGTCAATGCTTAGCCAGTTTGGGGAGCAAGCAGAACAAGGCGGAGATAATACTGAATGGATTGATAAGTTGAAAGAAGGTTTGACGCATTTGGAAAGACATACGCGAGACCTTCAGGAAAGTGTCATGAACATCCGTATGTTACCAGTAAGTTTTGCGTTCAATCGTATGCCTCGTATCGTGCATGATGTGAGCCAGAAGCTTGGTAAATCAATTGAATTGGTAATGGAAGGTGAAGGTACTGAGCTGGATAAAACCATGTTGGAAGCCTTGACGGATCCATTGGTTCACATCGTGAGAAACTCAATTGACCACGGTATTGAAGCGCCGGATGTCCGAGAAGCAGCTGGAAAACCAAGAACAGGAACCGTTAAGATGGCCGCTTTCCACCAAGGTGGTAACATCCTGATCCAAATCACAGATGATGGTGCTGGGATCAATGCGGATAAGGTATATCAAAAAGCAGTTGAAAAAGGCGTTATCGAAGAAGGACAACATTTGTCTGAACAAGAGATTGTTGACTTGATTTTCCACCCGGGCTTCTCTACGGCAGATGTCGTGAGCGATATTTCAGGACGTGGCGTCGGTATGGATGTGGTGCGTCGAAACATTCGAGGGCTTGGCGGTTCTGTTGAGGTTAAAACTGAGCTTGGCAAGGGAAGTATCTTTACCATTCGTCTACCACTGACATTGGCTATCCTAGATGGTCAGCTTGCTAAAGTCGGTTCCGAAACGTATGTGTTCCCGTTGGTATCCATTGTCGAGTCTATCCAAGTTGATAAGTCACTTGTGAAAGGAATTGCAGGGCAAACCGAGCTTTATAAACTTAGAGATAACTATATTCCTGTTATTCGACTTCACGAGAAGTTGGGTGTTGAAGATGCAAGAACCGATTTAGAATCGGGGCTATTGGTTGTGGTTGAAGATAACGGTGAAAGAGCGGGTATTTTCGTAGACGACCTTTTAGGCCAACAGCAAGTGGTTATCAAATCACTGGAAAGTAACTATATGAAAGTCAACAGCATTGCTGGAGCAACAATCCTTGGGGATGGTACCGTATCTTTGATTCTGGATATTTCCGAAACCCTGTCAGGGCATAAGGGTGGAAGCCTGCAGCATAGCGCTGCTTGA
- the guaB gene encoding IMP dehydrogenase, which translates to MRILQEALTFDDVLLVPAHSTVLPSDVSLKTKLTRNIELSIPFVSAAMDTVTEARLAISMAQEGGIGIIHKNMTVEEQAHVVTKVKKYEHGVILEPITVQVTDTVEQVLQKTKENRVSSAPVVDGNDLVGIVTSRDLRYVTNLQKPVSEIMTPKDRLVTVKEKEEREVVMELLHKHRLERLLVVDDDFNLKGMITVKDMAKSSEHPNASKDSNGRLRVGAAVGTGADTSDRVAALVKAGVDAIIVDTAHGHSQGVLDRVKWVKENYPQVDVIGGNIATAEAALDLVKAGADAVKVGIGPGSICTTRIVAGVGVPQLSAIANVAEALEGTGVPLIADGGIRFSGDVAKALVAGASAVMLGSMFAGTEESPGEVEYYQGRAYKSYRGMGSLGAMSQKQGSSDRYFQSSNAADKLVPEGIEGRVAYKGPLAPIIHQLVGGVRSSMGYTGCKDIGEFNTKPQFVRVTGAGMAESHVHDVTITKEAPNYRV; encoded by the coding sequence ATGCGTATTCTGCAAGAAGCACTGACATTTGATGATGTTCTATTGGTTCCGGCTCATTCAACGGTCTTACCTTCGGATGTAAGTCTAAAAACAAAATTAACAAGAAATATCGAACTGAGCATACCATTTGTTTCAGCAGCGATGGATACCGTCACGGAAGCTAGGCTGGCTATCTCAATGGCTCAGGAAGGCGGCATTGGTATTATTCATAAGAATATGACAGTTGAAGAGCAGGCGCATGTTGTGACCAAGGTGAAAAAATATGAGCACGGCGTGATCTTGGAGCCTATTACTGTTCAAGTAACCGATACTGTTGAGCAGGTTTTACAGAAAACCAAGGAAAACCGAGTATCAAGCGCGCCTGTTGTTGATGGAAATGACTTGGTCGGTATCGTCACCAGTCGTGACTTACGCTATGTTACCAACTTACAGAAACCAGTCTCTGAAATCATGACCCCAAAAGATCGCTTGGTTACTGTCAAAGAAAAAGAAGAGCGTGAAGTGGTCATGGAGCTTCTTCATAAACACCGTTTGGAGCGCTTGTTGGTTGTTGATGACGACTTTAATTTGAAAGGGATGATTACCGTCAAGGACATGGCGAAATCATCTGAGCACCCAAATGCTTCTAAAGACTCTAATGGACGTCTAAGAGTTGGTGCGGCAGTTGGTACTGGTGCGGACACGTCTGACAGAGTTGCTGCTTTGGTCAAAGCAGGTGTTGATGCAATTATTGTTGATACTGCTCATGGACACTCACAAGGCGTGCTTGATCGCGTAAAATGGGTAAAAGAAAACTACCCTCAGGTTGATGTGATTGGCGGAAATATTGCAACGGCTGAAGCGGCATTGGACTTGGTTAAAGCTGGCGCGGATGCCGTTAAAGTAGGTATTGGTCCTGGATCAATTTGTACCACTCGTATTGTTGCTGGTGTAGGGGTTCCTCAGTTAAGCGCAATTGCCAATGTTGCAGAAGCATTGGAGGGTACAGGTGTGCCTTTGATTGCAGATGGCGGTATCCGGTTCTCAGGTGACGTTGCTAAAGCATTGGTAGCAGGAGCTTCAGCTGTGATGCTAGGTAGTATGTTTGCCGGAACAGAAGAGTCTCCAGGTGAAGTGGAGTATTATCAAGGTCGTGCTTATAAGTCCTATCGTGGTATGGGATCTCTAGGCGCGATGTCTCAAAAGCAAGGGTCTTCAGATCGTTATTTTCAGTCTTCAAATGCTGCGGATAAACTTGTGCCAGAAGGGATTGAAGGGCGTGTTGCTTATAAAGGACCTTTGGCACCAATTATCCATCAGTTGGTTGGTGGAGTTCGTTCCAGCATGGGTTATACAGGCTGCAAAGATATTGGAGAATTCAATACCAAGCCGCAGTTTGTACGTGTTACTGGTGCCGGTATGGCGGAAAGTCATGTTCATGATGTGACTATCACAAAAGAAGCACCTAATTACCGAGTGTAA
- a CDS encoding energy-coupling factor ABC transporter permease, whose product MNLPDGHFSLFWIGIGWMLFALAIIWSIRTAPWHKIKGDSEAQHVFIGTTVILFFLWISSASIGDGLSFHVLLVTAVTLMFGPQFALFSASLALVGVTLMGKSGAMMFGMNAVLMAVIPVSISWIMAVLAYRYLERHFFVFVLFNAFFAAAASTFAVLLAAAAVMWLGGLHETEKLTQSFLPYIPMMVIPEAFANGLVILTLVILKPQWVSCFDDDEFLKGK is encoded by the coding sequence TTGAATTTACCTGACGGACATTTTTCTCTTTTTTGGATTGGCATAGGTTGGATGCTTTTTGCATTGGCAATCATCTGGAGTATTCGAACGGCGCCATGGCATAAGATAAAGGGAGACTCTGAGGCGCAGCATGTTTTTATTGGAACAACTGTTATCCTGTTTTTTTTATGGATATCAAGCGCTTCAATTGGTGATGGATTGAGCTTCCATGTGTTATTGGTTACGGCAGTGACGTTAATGTTTGGACCTCAGTTTGCATTGTTTTCGGCGTCCTTGGCATTAGTTGGCGTGACGCTTATGGGGAAGTCTGGGGCGATGATGTTTGGTATGAATGCGGTGCTCATGGCAGTCATTCCGGTGTCCATCTCTTGGATCATGGCGGTACTAGCATATCGATATCTAGAAAGGCATTTCTTTGTTTTTGTGCTTTTTAACGCCTTCTTTGCCGCGGCGGCCAGTACTTTTGCTGTGCTTTTGGCTGCGGCAGCGGTTATGTGGTTGGGTGGTTTGCACGAAACGGAGAAGCTAACGCAATCGTTCTTGCCTTACATTCCAATGATGGTCATTCCTGAAGCGTTTGCTAATGGGTTGGTGATCTTGACGTTGGTGATTTTAAAGCCGCAGTGGGTCAGTTGCTTTGATGATGACGAATTTTTAAAAGGGAAATAA